The following proteins come from a genomic window of Methanocella conradii HZ254:
- a CDS encoding PRC-barrel domain-containing protein, producing the protein MVKVMAKKLSNKKIMGTDGSDMGILYNITCDLRTGDLVDLMVRPDMTLNVENYRTEDGFVLIPFSAVRAVKDYIVVDKKASTA; encoded by the coding sequence ATGGTTAAAGTGATGGCAAAAAAACTGTCCAATAAGAAGATAATGGGAACCGATGGCTCAGACATGGGCATTTTATATAATATCACGTGTGACTTGAGGACGGGCGATCTAGTCGATCTGATGGTCAGGCCTGACATGACGCTCAACGTGGAGAACTACAGGACCGAGGACGGCTTCGTGCTTATACCGTTCTCCGCAGTCAGGGCCGTCAAGGACTATATCGTAGTCGACAAGAAAGCCTCGACCGCCTAA
- a CDS encoding DUF1614 domain-containing protein, whose translation MLLLPFILLACVALLSLTAADLVGRALGLSPLEALLIYMAILLGSVVNIPIYEFKSPGSARPPTVPYLGSRYRLPVWQGHRTIVAVNLGGCIMPAALSVYFALNLPFTPLLLTTLIVALGVFYFARPVRSVGIMVPMFIPPLLAVGASLTSLYIDGSGFASLARMAFASGVFGTLIGADIMHLGSIRKVGSDFVSIGGAGTFDGILLTGVIATILAAILTSV comes from the coding sequence TTGCTTCTGCTGCCGTTCATCCTGCTGGCATGCGTGGCGTTGCTAAGCCTCACGGCGGCGGACCTCGTGGGCAGGGCGCTGGGGCTATCGCCGCTGGAGGCGCTGCTGATATACATGGCTATCCTGCTCGGCAGCGTCGTAAACATACCCATTTACGAGTTTAAGAGCCCTGGCTCGGCCCGGCCTCCGACGGTGCCATACCTTGGGTCCCGCTATAGGCTGCCCGTATGGCAGGGGCACCGGACCATAGTGGCGGTAAACCTGGGCGGGTGCATCATGCCGGCCGCCCTTAGCGTGTACTTTGCCCTAAACCTGCCTTTCACGCCCCTCCTGCTCACCACCTTGATAGTGGCATTAGGCGTGTTCTACTTCGCCAGGCCGGTGAGGAGCGTCGGCATCATGGTGCCCATGTTCATCCCCCCGCTTCTGGCCGTAGGAGCTTCCTTAACATCCCTGTACATCGACGGCTCGGGCTTCGCAAGCCTGGCCCGCATGGCCTTCGCCTCTGGCGTCTTCGGCACGCTGATAGGCGCCGACATCATGCACCTGGGCAGCATCCGAAAGGTCGGGTCAGACTTCGTCAGCATCGGCGGCGCAGGCACCTTCGACGGTATCCTGCTAACCGGCGTC